The genomic segment CTTTCTCCCACATACATTAGTCTGCAATTTAAAAACACCTTTGCCTCTTTGGCTCAGACTTGGGAGGTACAAGCAGTAGCGTCCACACCAGTTCATGCGAATCAACCGCAGCTAACTCAAAAATATAACAAAGCTAACACAATCACAGAATCAACAAGGCATAAAATCAAAGCAATGATGATATTGGTAAAACTCACCAAAGATGCGTAAATGCATAAAAGGAGGAGGATTGAAACTCCCAGTGGCCACAAGCACTAGACAAGTTTTGTCCCTGATTCAGACAAAACAATCGAATAAAATTCAAACATCCAAGCAGatcaaatcagaaaaaaaaatgaaaggaaagaaacaaaaataaattcgtAGAAGCTAAGAAATTTACTCAGGGTTTGAATCAATGGATGATTATTTATCAATTGGTGAAGGGACATCCATTGAAGTGTCTGATGATCGAATCTGAGTCTCTAACGATCACTCCGGCGAATGTTCCAACCTCCTTTCATACATGAATCTACTACACAACATACAAAGAAGTTTTGAAACTGTAATGTTGCGATATTTTATAACTCTAAACCCTCAATTGGATTtggagaataaaaaaaagacagcTTTAAGATTCTTCCCTAACTACTGACTACTGTAACATTGCATCCAACCGTAAAAAagcaaacattttttaaaacaagattGGCAAGAGAAGAGAGCACACTACTCTGAATCTAACCAAATTTACTGTACTCAGAACAGAACACAACTTTCCAAATTCGACTAGACAAACAatagacatttttttattataatactGCAATATtgaattgaaaacaaataaagaacaTGAATCTACAACTACAAGATCGTTAAACACAGAATAATAACAAGGTAATTACGTAATGAACAGATCAAGTTAGAGTttaaaagaaagattaaaaccctaattaaagGATGATGCTTAAAGGACTGGTTCTTGGAATATACTCATTATGtcactcctctgtttctctgtttcccATAAAGATTCAACAAATCCATCATCGTCGCGGTAGAGATCTTCAAAAGCGAAGGTATGGTTTTGGTCATAGTAACAAGTAGCTTGTGATGAAGGCTCGCCACAGATCTTCTCGAAGGAGGATAAAGTAGAGTTCTGTTCAAAAGAAGCAATTTCATCACAGGAAGATGGAGTCGAGGACTTTGGGTTTTCGTCGAGAGAAGAGTAGCTAGGGTTTTGATGATCAGAATTGGAAAcaaattgtgatttttctttcttctcaaggcAATCCATCAGATGCTTCCTCGTTCTCATCATACGATCCTCGATCACGTTTAACTCAGAGATATCGTCGCAATTACGGTAGAGATCAGGGTCTTCCCACCAAAACCCTAGCTTGGTTTGGGGGTTAATAGAAGTCGTCGGAGGCTTGCTGTTGAGGTAACAGTCAGCAATTTCAGAGGCAGGAGAGTAGCCCGAGAAGGAGTAGACAACGTCGTTGTTCTCTGCCGGAGAGGTTACGAAGACGGCGATGTTGGCCCCGGAGAGAAGGCAGAGATCAGCGGCTTTGGAGAAAAGAGTTTGACGGCGTTTGTTGCAAGCCACCGAGCGTTGTTGTTTAGTGTCGCGTTTCTTAATCtcaatctttctctttgttcCTCCTCTTttcatcgtcatcgtcatcgttAGGGTTTTGTTTCCTTACCGAGAAAATAA from the Camelina sativa cultivar DH55 chromosome 12, Cs, whole genome shotgun sequence genome contains:
- the LOC104733584 gene encoding agamous-like MADS-box protein AGL97 → MTMKRGGTKRKIEIKKRDTKQQRSVACNKRRQTLFSKAADLCLLSGANIAVFVTSPAENNDVVYSFSGYSPASEIADCYLNSKPPTTSINPQTKLGFWWEDPDLYRNCDDISELNVIEDRMMRTRKHLMDCLEKKEKSQFVSNSDHQNPSYSSLDENPKSSTPSSCDEIASFEQNSTLSSFEKICGEPSSQATCYYDQNHTFAFEDLYRDDDGFVESLWETEKQRSDIMSIFQEPVL